A window of the Nibribacter ruber genome harbors these coding sequences:
- a CDS encoding sensor histidine kinase, translating to MSEKTQGLRSFLKSKWVHLVGSAAEFPMEQRVYNTFCLITILGVAYNIPFNIITGLYGPFFVTIFLLGLVTFAFYLSRFKGRYILSFAILSISIHAGLGINYFFNDGITGPTLVLLALFFFPILVVATKKYYWLWTTMNVGLILSLALAEYYFPNLIVGRYLTRETRFIDMITTYLIVILLIRVCTVFLLNHYNRARLATEEANKALQKLNQEKTKLLSIISHDLRAPLANIQGYLQILSQAEIPQEQRLQINNQLLQNTQTTLDMLTNVLAWSKSHMDGGQKSLDSVNVRQALSSTLELFKDIAHRKDIALAYTLEEDVQIMSEVGLLQLVVRNLVNNAIKFTNPGGAISVSAVKNGDNLLLQVKDSGNGQPALLSPDIFLLNSGTSYGTHQEKGVGLGLVLCREFVAFQKGRIWFESHPVSGVSFFVEVPLVPAERTAVASAAFAEVA from the coding sequence GTGAGCGAAAAGACACAAGGATTGCGTAGTTTTTTAAAAAGTAAATGGGTGCATTTGGTGGGCTCTGCTGCTGAATTTCCCATGGAACAGCGCGTGTACAACACCTTTTGCCTGATTACCATTCTGGGGGTGGCCTACAACATTCCCTTTAATATTATCACGGGCTTATACGGTCCTTTCTTTGTCACTATCTTTTTGTTGGGATTGGTGACGTTCGCGTTTTACCTGTCTCGGTTTAAAGGAAGATACATCCTCAGTTTTGCCATCTTGTCCATATCTATACATGCGGGGCTAGGCATCAACTATTTTTTCAATGATGGCATCACCGGGCCTACGCTGGTGTTGTTGGCGCTTTTCTTTTTCCCTATTCTGGTGGTGGCCACCAAGAAATACTACTGGCTCTGGACCACAATGAATGTAGGTTTGATTTTAAGTCTGGCCCTGGCAGAGTATTACTTCCCAAATCTGATTGTTGGCCGTTACCTCACCCGCGAGACGCGTTTCATTGACATGATCACTACTTACCTGATTGTGATTCTGCTCATACGGGTGTGTACCGTCTTTCTTTTAAACCACTACAACCGCGCCCGCCTAGCCACCGAAGAAGCCAACAAAGCCTTGCAGAAGCTCAACCAGGAGAAAACCAAGCTGTTGTCCATCATCTCGCATGACCTGCGCGCACCGCTGGCCAATATTCAAGGGTATTTGCAGATTTTGTCCCAGGCAGAGATTCCTCAGGAGCAGCGCCTTCAAATAAATAACCAACTCCTGCAGAACACCCAAACCACGCTGGACATGCTCACCAACGTTCTGGCCTGGTCTAAAAGCCACATGGACGGCGGGCAGAAGTCCCTGGATTCAGTGAACGTGCGCCAGGCACTTTCTTCTACCCTGGAACTCTTCAAGGACATTGCGCACCGCAAAGATATTGCCCTGGCGTATACCCTGGAGGAAGATGTTCAGATCATGAGCGAAGTGGGATTGTTGCAGTTGGTGGTGCGCAATCTGGTCAACAACGCCATCAAGTTCACTAACCCAGGCGGGGCTATTTCCGTCAGCGCCGTGAAAAACGGTGACAACTTGTTGCTACAGGTCAAAGACAGCGGCAATGGCCAACCAGCCCTGCTCTCGCCAGACATCTTCTTGCTGAACAGTGGCACATCGTACGGCACCCACCAAGAGAAAGGCGTAGGTCTGGGCCTGGTGCTCTGCCGCGAGTTTGTCGCGTTTCAGAAAGGCCGCATCTGGTTTGAAAGCCACCCGGTGTCTGGCGTGAGTTTCTTTGTGGAGGTGCCTCTGGTTCCGGCAGAAAGAACGGCAGTTGCTTCTGCCGCTTTCGCGGAAGTGGCTTGA
- a CDS encoding M1 family metallopeptidase, with protein METSFIRSLCVATACLWAVTASFALAQTTSPTFTRQDTLRGSITPERAWWDLTHYDLSIKVNPQDSTFAGMNKVTYKVLQPHQTLQIDLQAPMRIERVTQNGQDLVVRQDSNAWFIQLQQPQTVGATYSLDVYFSGWPQVSVNPPWSGGVTWKHDAQGNPFIATSVQGGGASLFWPNKDHMYDEPDSMLIRVNVPMPLVDVSNGRLRNVETHADSTRTFHWAVTNPINNYGVNVNVGNYVSFSEVYPGEKGPLDCIYYVLPENLEKAKVQFKDVPRMLQAFEHWFGPYPFYEDSYKLVEVPYLGMEHQSSVTYGNKYQNGYLGRDLSGTGWGLKFDFIIIHESGHEWFANNITYQDIADMWVHEAFTAYSENIFVDYHYGKEASSAYVIGTRKGIRNDRPIVGKYGVNYAGSGDMYSKGANMLHMVRQLVGNDLKWRKILRGLNQDFYHQTVTGAQIEQYLAQKSGQNLTGFFDQYLRDTRIPVLEYKLNGNQLSYRWTNCLDTFSMPVKVLVNGKAQWIKPTATTWKNASVTRKPAEITVDPNFYVTSKRVE; from the coding sequence ATGGAAACCTCCTTTATCAGAAGTCTATGTGTGGCTACCGCCTGTCTTTGGGCAGTGACCGCGTCTTTCGCCCTGGCCCAAACCACGTCCCCCACGTTTACCCGGCAAGACACTTTGCGCGGTTCCATCACGCCAGAACGCGCCTGGTGGGACTTGACGCACTATGACCTCTCCATAAAAGTAAATCCCCAGGACAGCACCTTTGCCGGCATGAACAAGGTCACCTACAAAGTGCTGCAGCCGCACCAGACGCTTCAGATAGACTTGCAGGCCCCCATGCGCATTGAGCGCGTCACCCAGAACGGCCAGGACCTGGTAGTGCGCCAGGACAGCAACGCCTGGTTTATTCAACTGCAACAGCCGCAGACCGTGGGGGCCACGTATTCCCTTGACGTGTATTTCAGTGGCTGGCCGCAGGTGAGCGTGAACCCGCCCTGGAGCGGCGGCGTCACCTGGAAACACGACGCGCAGGGCAATCCCTTCATCGCCACCTCGGTGCAGGGCGGCGGCGCCAGCCTCTTTTGGCCCAACAAAGACCACATGTATGACGAGCCCGACAGCATGCTGATCCGCGTGAACGTGCCCATGCCCTTGGTGGACGTCTCCAACGGAAGGCTCCGCAACGTAGAAACCCACGCAGACAGTACCAGAACCTTCCATTGGGCGGTCACCAATCCCATCAACAACTACGGCGTGAATGTGAACGTGGGCAATTATGTGTCTTTTTCTGAAGTATATCCCGGCGAGAAAGGCCCTTTGGATTGCATCTATTATGTATTGCCTGAGAACCTGGAGAAAGCCAAAGTCCAGTTCAAAGACGTGCCCCGCATGTTGCAGGCGTTTGAGCATTGGTTCGGCCCGTACCCGTTCTATGAAGACAGCTACAAATTGGTGGAGGTGCCGTATCTGGGCATGGAGCACCAAAGCTCGGTGACGTACGGCAACAAGTACCAGAACGGCTATCTGGGCAGAGATTTGAGCGGCACCGGCTGGGGCCTCAAGTTTGACTTCATCATCATTCATGAGAGCGGGCATGAGTGGTTTGCCAACAACATCACCTATCAGGACATTGCCGATATGTGGGTGCACGAGGCGTTCACGGCCTACTCAGAAAACATCTTTGTAGACTACCATTACGGCAAAGAGGCCAGCAGCGCCTACGTCATTGGCACCCGCAAAGGCATCCGGAATGACCGTCCCATTGTGGGCAAATACGGAGTGAACTACGCCGGTTCAGGAGACATGTACTCCAAAGGCGCCAACATGCTGCACATGGTCCGGCAGCTAGTAGGCAATGACCTGAAATGGCGTAAAATCCTACGCGGCCTCAACCAGGACTTCTACCACCAGACCGTCACCGGCGCCCAAATTGAACAGTACCTGGCACAGAAAAGCGGCCAGAACCTGACTGGCTTCTTTGACCAGTACCTGCGTGACACGCGCATACCGGTGCTGGAATACAAGCTCAACGGCAACCAACTCTCCTACCGCTGGACCAACTGCTTAGACACCTTCTCCATGCCCGTTAAAGTCCTGGTCAACGGCAAAGCCCAATGGATTAAACCCACCGCCACCACCTGGAAGAACGCTTCCGTCACCAGAAAGCCCGCCGAAATCACCGTAGACCCTAATTTCTACGTGACCAGCAAGCGAGTAGAATAG